In Marmota flaviventris isolate mMarFla1 chromosome 17, mMarFla1.hap1, whole genome shotgun sequence, a single genomic region encodes these proteins:
- the Mmp28 gene encoding matrix metalloproteinase-28 produces MVARVGLLLRALPLLLWGGLDAEPADRAGQELRKEAEAFLEKYGYLNGHVSRAPTSTQFSNAIREFQWVSQLPISGVLDYATLRQMTRPRCGVTDTDSHATWTERMSALFAGRRAKMRRKKRFAMQGNKWYKQHLSYRLVNWPGSLPEPVVRGAVRAAFQLWSNVSALEFWEAPATGPADIRLTFFQGDHNDGLNNAFDGPGGALAHAFLPRRGEAHFDLDERWSLSRRRGRNLFVVLAHEIGHTLGLTHSPAPRALMAPYYKRLGRDALLSWDDVLAVQTLYGKPLGGSRAIQLPGKLFTDFEAWDPHNSQGRHPETQGPKYCHSSFDAITADGDQQVYIFKGSYFWEVTPDGNVSEPRPLQDRWARLPPNIEAAAVSLEDGDFYFFKGSRCWRFRGSKSVWGFSQLCRAGGLPRHPDAALFFPPLHRIILFKGARYYVLAQGGLQVEPYYPRSLQDWKGVPEEVSGALPRKDGSIIFFRDDQYWSLDQTKLRVTASGRWATELSWMGCWHANSGGTLF; encoded by the exons GCATTCCTGGAGAAGTATGGGTACCTCAATGGACATGTCTCCAGAGCTCCCACTTCCACCCAATTCAGCAATGCCATCAG AGAGTTCCAGTGGGTTTCCCAACTTCCCATCAGTGGCGTGCTCGACTATGCCACCCTTCGGCAGATGACACGTCCCCGCTGTGGGGTCACAGATACTGACAGTCATGCAACCTGGACAGAGAGGATGAGTGCGCTGTTTGCAGGACGCCGGGCCAAAATGAGGCGCAAAAAACGCTTTGCAATGCAAG GCAACAAATGGTACAAGCAGCACCTCTCTTACCGCCTGGTGAACTGGCCTGGGAGCCTGCCTGAGCCAGTAGTTCGGGGGGCTGTGCGTGCCGCCTTCCAGTTGTGGAGCAACGTCTCAGCTTTGGAGTTCTGGGAGGCCCCGGCTACCGGCCCTGCTGACATCCGCCTCACCTTCTTCCAAGGGGACCACAATGATGGGCTGAACAACGCTTTTGACGGCCCAG GGGGCGCCCTGGCGCACGCCTTCCTTCCCAGACGCGGTGAAGCGCACTTCGACCTGGATGAGCGCTGGTCTCTGAGCCGCCGCCGCGGGCGCAACCTTTTCGTGGTGTTGGCGCACGAGATCGGCCACACGCTCGGCCTCACCCACTCGCCGGCGCCACGCGCGCTCATGGCTCCCTACTACAAGAGGCTGGGCCGCGATGCGCTGCTCAGCTGGGACGACGTGCTGGCGGTGCAGACCCTGTATG GGAAGCCCCTAGGGGGCTCAAGGGCCATCCAGCTCCCAGGAAAGTTGTTCACTGACTTTGAGGCCTGGGATCCCCATAACTCTCAAGGCAGGCACCCTGAAACCCAGGGTCCTAAATACTGCCACTCTTCCTTCGATGCTATCACTGCAG ATGGGGACCAACAAGTGTACATCTTTAAAGGGAGCTACTTCTGGGAGGTGACACCTGATGGCAATGTCTCAGAGCCCCGCCCACTACAGGACAGGTGGGCCAGGCTGCCTCCCAACATTGAGGCTGCTGCAGTGTCATTGGAGGATGGAGACTTCTACTTCTTCAAAG GGAGTCGATGCTGGAGGTTCCGGGGCTCCAAGTCAGTGTGGGGTTTCTCACAGCTGTGCCGGGCAGGGGGCCTGCCCCGCCATCCCGATGCggccctcttcttccctcctctgcACCGCATCATCCTCTTCAAGGGTGCCCGCTACTATGTGCTGGCCCAAGGTGGACTGCAAGTGGAACCTTACTACCCCCGCAGTTTGCAGGACTGGAAGGGTGTCCCTGAGGAGGTCAGTGGTGCCTTGCCAAGGAAAGATGGCTCTATCATCTTCTTCAGAGATGATCAATACTGGAGCCTGGACCAAACCAAACTGCGAGTGACTGCTTCAGGCCGCTGGGCCACTGAGTTGTCCTGGATGGGCTGCTGGCATGCCAACTCGGGAGGCACCCTGTTCTGA